In Lagopus muta isolate bLagMut1 chromosome 6, bLagMut1 primary, whole genome shotgun sequence, one DNA window encodes the following:
- the NID2 gene encoding nidogen-2 — protein MRAAVAVLAVAAAAAVAALPPRAELLPYGAAHGDGRLRHGDDESSPGVVLRPPMRLYGRAARRLFVGTNGVISSQDFPGETQYVDDDFPTDFPVIAPFLADLDTSGGRGDIYYRQDHAPSMLEQAAGYVHAGFPYTTGAFVPSSVFVATWEDVGAHGEPPAKLNTFQAILAYNEEDTYAIFLYPEGGLQFLGTRPKESYNVQLELPARVGFSRGDGDDGKREGHSYNVASSQQELQRLERESNVGVPGVWVFHVSTLENVEPRSGPGAALSSVPRGTDDASLPTELLAQPGLRTTSPHPHPALLSIVPSGLPASPLGQEWSPRLHSIGDAPQGHPVSYSSGQHGVGVEEDVHFNTNVFTYSAGSRETCAQHHGRCSPHAFCTDYATGLCCHCQAAYYGNGRQCLPEGAVHRLNGKVSGSLVVGRTPVRFQDVDLHAYIVGSDGRAYTAISRVPVPAAHALLPLLPLGGLFGWLFALEEPSSENGFSITGAEFTQYLEVTFYPGEEQVHITQTAEGLGADNYLSLRTHIEGQVPFVPESASIHIAPYKELYRYSSSAVTSSAHRDYVLTSGSTNQTLSYRLHQNITVTGCPHARSRLPTVQQLSVARAFALYDGHEQVLRYALTSRISSTHDEAEVPPVNPCHDGTHACEETARCQPGTGLGYTCECAAGYRGDGQGCKDVDECEEGLSQCGPFSMCLNVPGSYRCECHSGYRPAEDGHGCVLPTPAADPCEVGRHPCAPRDRARCLPRAGGQPACECLPGYAGDGRVCSDVDECTLNLCHPAAICYNTPGSFSCQCQPGYEGDGFQCTHAQSSTQRLTPCEHERLYPRTPGHVPQCDEQGSYRPLQCHSGSGHCWCVDASGQEIAGTRTAAGSTPPRCGNPGSSQQLTPCEHERLYPRAVPPGPSPVGNGHVPQCDEQGNYRPLQCHGSTGHCWCVDSAGQEIAGTRTAPGSTPPRCGSPEPSERPPTMCERWRQSLLEHYGGSPRGDQYVPQCDAQGHFTPLQCHGDSGYCWCVDESGREIQGTRSEPGSPPPCLPSVAPPSVRPSPRPDVSPPAAGTFLLYAQGQQIGYLPLNGTRLQKEAAKTLLSLHGSIVVGIDYDCREKTIYWTDVAGRTISRASLEPGAEPETIINSGLISPEGLAVDHLRRAMFWTDSGLDKIERAQLDGSERRVLFDTDLVNPRAITVDPVRGNLYWTDWNREAPKIETSTVSGANRRVLVNKDIGLPNGLTFDPFSKLLCWADAGTKKLECTFPDGAGRRVVHNNLNYPFSIVSYASHFYHTDWRRDGVIAVNKETGSFTDEYLPEHRSHLYGITAVYPYCPGARK, from the exons ATGCGGGCGGCGGTTGCCGTGCTGGCGGtggccgcggcggcggcggtggcggctCTGCCGCCCCGAGCGGAGCTGCTGCCCTACGGGGCGGCTCACGGCGACGGTCGGCTGCGGCACGGGGACGACGAGAGCTCTCCCGGAGTGGTCCTGCGGCCCCCGATGCGCCTCTATGgccgcgctgcccgccgccTCTTC GTGGGCACCAACGGGGTCATCTCCAGCCAAGATTTCCCAGGTGAAACCCAGTACGTGGACGACGACTTCCCAACAGATTTCCCCGTCATCGCTCCCTTCCTGGCCGACCTCGACACCTCTGGGGGCAGAGGGGACATCTACTACAGGCAGGACCACGCTCCATCCAtgctggagcaggcagcaggataCGTGCATGCTGGCTTTCCATACACCACCGGCGCCTTCGTACCCAGCAGCGTCTTCGTCGCCACCTGGGAGGATGTGGGAGCCCACGGGGAGCCCCCTGCAAAG CTCAACACCTTCCAAGCCATTCTAGCCTACAATGAGGAGGACACCTACGCCATCTTCCTCTACCCAGAGGGTGGCCTCCAGTTCCTGGGCACGCGGCCCAAGGAGTCCTACAAcgtgcagctggagctgccagCCAGGGTGGGCTTCAGCCGCGGGGACGGCGATGATGGGAAGCGAGAGGGGCACTCATACAATgtggccagcagccagcaggaactGCAGCGGCTCGAGCG GGAGAGCAACGTGGGGGTGCCCGGAGTGTGGGTTTTCCATGTGAGCACCCTGGAGAACGTGGAGCCGAGGAGTGGCCCCGGTGCAGCGCTGAGTTCCGTGCCCCGTGGCACTGATGACGCCTCGTTGCCCACTGAGCTTTTGGCCCAACCTGGCTTGAGAACAACATCACCGCATCCGCACCCTGCGCTGCTCAGCATCGTCCCCTCAGGGCTGCCCGCGTCCCCACTGGGGCAGGAATGGAGCCCCAGGCTGCACTCCATTGGGGATGCTCCACAAGGCCACCCCGTGTCCTACAGCTCCGGGCAGCACGGTGTGGGTGTGGAGGAGGACGTGCACTTTAACACAAACG TGTTCACCTACAGCgcaggcagcagggagacgTGTGCCCAGCACCACGGGCGCTGCTCCCCGCACGCCTTCTGCACCGACTATGccactgggctgtgctgccactgcCAGGCTGCCTACTATGGCAATGGGCGACAGTGCCTGCCTGAAG GGGCCGTGCACCGACTGAACGGGAAGGTGAGTGGCAGCCTGGTGGTGGGTCGCACTCCTGTCCGCTTCCAGGACGTCGACCTGCACGCCTACATCGTGGGCAGCGATGGCAGAGCTTACACAGCCATCAGCAGGGTGCCCGTGCCCGCTGCCCAtgccctgctgcccctgctgccCCTTGGAGGGCTCTTCGGGTGGCTCTTTGCCCTCGAGGAGCCCAGCTCTGAGAACGGCTTCAGCATTACAG GTGCTGAGTTCACCCAGTACCTGGAGGTGACTTTCTACCCTGGGGAAGAGCAGGTGCACATCACTCAGACAGCCGAAGGGCTGGGGGCAGACAATTACTTAAGCTTGAGGACCCACATTGAGGGCCAGGTGCCTTTTGTCCCAGAGAGTGCCAGCATCCACATTGCTCCCTACAAGGAGCTCTACCGCTACTCCAGCTCAG CTGTGACGTCTTCTGCTCATCGTGACTACGTCCTCACCTCGGGTTCCACCAACCAGACCCTGTCGTACCGCCTGCACCAGAACATCACGGTGACAGGCTGCCCACACGCCCGCAGCCGCCTGCCCACCGTCCAGCAGCTGAGCGTGGCACGTGCCTTTGCCCTCTACGATGGCCACGAGCAGGTCCTGCGCTACGCCCTCACCAGTCGCATCAGCTCAACACATG ATGAAGCTGAGGTGCCACCGGTGAACCCATGCCATGATGGCACACATGCATGTGAGGAGACAGCGCGCTGCCAgcctggcacagggctgggctACACATGCGAGTGTGCAGCTGGGTATCGTGGGGACGGACAGGGCTGCAAAG ATGTGGATGAGTGTGAGGAAGGCCTCAGCCAGTGTGGCCCATTCTCCATGTGCCTGAACGTTCCGGGCAGCTACCGGTGCGAGTGCCACAGCGGCTACCGGCCAGCTGAAGATGGGCACGGCTGTGTGT TGCCGACCCCTGCAGCTGACCCCTGTGAGGTTGGGAGGCACCCCTGTGCTCCGAGGGACCGGGCACGCTGCCTGCCCCGCGCCGGGGGTCAGCCTGCCTGCGAGTGCCTGCCTGGGTACGCCGGCGACGGCCGCGTCTGCTCCG ATGTGGATGAGTGCACCCTAAACCTGTGtcaccctgctgccatctgctacAACACGCCGGGCTCATTCTCCTGCCAGTGCCAGCCCGGCTACGAAGGCGACGGCTTTCAGTGCACTCATG cacaaagcagcacgCAGCGGTTGACGCCGTGTGAGCACGAGCGGCTGTACCCACGGACACCAGGACACGTGCCACAGTGTGACGAGCAGGGCAGCTACCGGCCCCTGCAGTGCCACAGTGGCAGTGGGCACTGCTGGTGTGTGGATGCCTCGGGGCAGGAGATCGCTGGCACCAGGACAGCAGCGGGCAGCACGCCGCCACGCTGTGGGAACCCAG GTTCCTCCCAGCAGCTGACACCATGTGAGCACGAGCGGCTGTACCCACGGGCAGTGCCACCGGGCCCCTCACCCGTGGGCAATGGGCATGTGCCACAGTGTGACGAGCAGGGCAACTACCGGCCCTTGCAGTGCCACGGCAGCACCGGGCACTGCTGGTGCGTGGACAGCGCGGGGCAGGAGATCGCCGGCACCAGGACAGCACCGGGCAGCACGCCGCCGCGCTGCGGGAGCCCAG AGCCCTCGGAGCGTCCCCCAACCATGTGTGAGCGCTGGCGGCAGAGCCTGCTGGAGCACTACGGCGGCAGCCCCCGCGGCGACCAGTACGTGCCACAGTGTGATGCACAGGGCCACTTCACCCCACTGCAGTGCCACGGGGACAGCGGGTACTGCTGGTGCGTGGACGAGAGCGGCAGGGAGATCCAAGGCACGCGCTCAGAGCCCGGCAGCCCCCCGCCAT gtCTCCCCAGCGTTGCACCGCCCAGCGTCCGGCCCTCGCCGCGTCCTGACGTGTCCCCGCCAGCTGCAGGGACCTTCCTGCTGTATGCCCAGGGCCAGCAGATCGGCTACCTGCCACTCAACGGCACGCGACTGCAGAAGGAGGCAGCCAAGACCCTGCTCTCCCTGCAT GGCTCCATCGTGGTAGGGATCGATTACGACTGCCGGGAGAAGACAATCTATTGGACTGACGTGGCTGGGCGAACCATCAGCCGGGCAAGCCTGGAGCCAGGCGCTGAGCCAGAGACCATTATCAACTCAG GGCTCATCAGCCCCGAGGGGCTGGCAGTGGACCACCTGCGCAGAGCCATGTTCTGGACCGACAGCGGCCTGGATAAGATAGAACGAGCGCAGCTGGACGGCTCGGAGCGGAGGGTGCTCTTTGACACCGACCTTGTCAATCCTAGAGCCATCACAGTGGACCCCGTCCGAGG CAACCTCTACTGGACGGACTGGAATCGAGAAGCACCAAAAATTGAAACTTCTACCGTCAGTGGAGCCAATAGGAGGGTGCTGGTGAACAAAGACATCGGGCTGCCCAACGGCCTGACGTTCGACCCCTTCTCCAAGCTGCTGTGTTGGGCAGATGCAG GAACAAAGAAGCTGGAGTGCACGTTCCCTGACGGAGCAGGCAGGCGCGTCGTACACAACAACCTCAACTACCCCTTCAGCATCGTTAGTTACGCCAGTCACTTCTACCACACCGATTGGAGACG TGATGGTGTGATTGCTGTCAATAAGGAAACCGGCTCCTTCACTGACGAGTATCTTCCAGAGCACCGATCTCATCTCTATGGAATCACAGCAGTTTATCCCTATTGCCCTGGAG CAAGGAAATAG
- the LOC125695100 gene encoding LOW QUALITY PROTEIN: prostaglandin D2 receptor-like (The sequence of the model RefSeq protein was modified relative to this genomic sequence to represent the inferred CDS: inserted 2 bases in 1 codon) → MAADGYRCRESRFIASGQSVVPSSALFAAGLLGNVLALLLLGQHRRRSRSAAGRAPRVSAFYVLVSGLAVTDLLGKCLLSPIVLAAYAYNRSLSELGAGGRGESEPGALCQLFAFLMAFFGLAPTVLLLAMATECWLSLGHPYFYRRHVTRRRGAMLCALGATLCALFCALPLLGFGAPMQYCPGTWCFIRMAGGGPSQLGFPVLYASVLGVLVLAIAACNVCSMRQLYGMARRQPRRXERSPPGPAAPRMEELDHLVLLGLMTALFTVCSLPLIVRAYMGAFAADFNEDADLSALRFLSVNSIVDPWVFIIFRTSVFRLFVRRLCRRLGSRRATLKSTGPGGDGQFCPQGWRGPGTPQLVFP, encoded by the exons ATGGCGGCCGATGGGTACCGCTGCCGGGAGAGCCGCTTCATCGCCAGCGGGCAGTCGGTGGTGCCCAGCTCGGCTCTGTTCGCCGCCGGCCTGCTGGGCAACGTGCTGGCTTTGCTCCTCTTGGGGCAGCACCGACGGCGCTCCCGCTCCGCCGCCGGCCGCGCTCCGCGGGTCTCCGCCTTCTACGTGCTGGTGAGCGGGCTGGCGGTGACCGACCTGCTGGGCAAGTGCCTGCTCAGCCCCATCGTGCTGGCCGCCTACGCCTACAACCGCAGCCTGAGCGAGCTGGGAGCGGGCGGCCGCGGGGAAAGCGAGCCGGGAGCGCTGTGCCAACTCTTCGCCTTCCTGATGGCGTTCTTCGGGCTGGCCCCcaccgtgctgctgctggccatggcCACCGAGTGCTGGCTGTCGCTGGGCCACCCGTACTTCTACCGGCGGCACGTCACCCGGCGCCGGGGAGCGATGCTGTGCGCGCTGGGCGCGACTCTGTGCGCCCTGTTCTGCGCGCTGCCGCTGCTGGGCTTCGGCGCTCCCATGCAGTACTGCCCCGGGACGTGGTGCTTCATCCGCATGGCGGGCGGCGGGCCGAGCCAGCTCGGCTTCCCCGTGCTGTACGCCAGCGTGCTGGGCGTGCTGGTGTTGGCCATCGCGGCTTGCAACGTGTGCAGCATGCGGCAGCTGTACGGCATGGCCCGCAGGCAGCCCCGGCG GGAGCGCAGCCCCCCCGGCCCGGCAGCGCCGCGCATGGAGGAGCTCGAccacctggtgctgctggggctcaTGACCGCTCTCTTCACCGTCTGCTCGCTGCCGCTCATC gTCCGTGCCTACATGGGGGCGTTCGCCGCCGATTTCAACGAGGACGCCGACCTCAGCGCTCTGCGCTTCCTCTCCGTCAACTCCATCGTGGACCCGTGGGTCTTCATCATCTTCCGCACCTCCGTTTTCCGCCTCTTCGTGCGCCGCCTGTGCCGCCGCCTGGGCTCCCGCCGGGCCACGCTGAAGAGCACGGGGCCGGGGGGGGACGGGCAGTTCTGTCCCCAGGGATGGCGTGGGCCAGGCACCCCGCAGCTCGTCTTCCCCTGA